GCAATACCCCGATTCAAGGCACCGCAGCGGACATTATCAAAATCGCGATGATAAGGGTGCACGACCGGCTGTTGGCGGAGCATATGAAGTCAAGGCTGATTCTTCAGGTTCATGACGAGCTTATAGTCGAGGCGCCGAAAGAGGAAGCGGAGCGCGCAGGGAAGATACTCCGCGAGGAAATGGAAGCCGCGATGAAGCTGTCCGTAAAGCTTGAAGCAGATGTTCACTGCGGCGATTCATGGTACGCTGCTAAAGGCTGAATTTCAATTATTGCTTTTTGCAAAATGGAGTGGCTATGAAAAAGATTTTATTTGTCTGCACAGGTAATACCTGCCGAAGCCCTATGGCCGAGGTTTTGTTTAATAAAATGCTAAAAGAACGCAATATCACCGATATATCCGCCTCCAGCGCGGGTATAGCGGCGTATACCGGTTCGCCCGCCTCTGACAATGCGATGGCAGCCGTAAAAGAACTCGGCGCCGATTTAAGCCAGCACAAAGCGCGTCTTGTCACCCGCAGGCTGATTGAAGAGAGCGACGAAATCTATTGCATGTCGGATTCTCACGCGAAGGCGCTTATCGGCCTGTTCCCCGAAGCCGAGGATAAGATAAGGGTACTGGGCGGGGGCATTGAGGACCCGTTCGGCGGGGATATAAATGTTTACAGAGCGTGCAGGGACCAGATTCTTGCCGCTTTAAATGATATAATAAAGCGTTGAAAGGAATGGCTTTGTTTTATGGACGACCACTTGCGACGCCCGCAGATTGTCAAAATGCAGGCAAGGCATATCGAGGAGATTGCAGAAATCGAAAAGCTCAGTTTTTCGAAACCCTGGTCTTTTGAGGCACTTGCCGAGGAACTTTCAAACCCGCTTGCAGTTTTTCTTGTAGCGGTCATTGACGGCAAAACTGTTGGATACGCCGGAATGCACCACATAATTGATGAAGGGTACATCACTAACATCGCGGTTCACCCCGACTACCGCAGGAGGGGCATTGCGACCGCTCTTATAAATGAG
This DNA window, taken from [Clostridium] cellulosi, encodes the following:
- a CDS encoding hypothetical protein (Family membership) yields the protein MKKILFVCTGNTCRSPMAEVLFNKMLKERNITDISASSAGIAAYTGSPASDNAMAAVKELGADLSQHKARLVTRRLIEESDEIYCMSDSHAKALIGLFPEAEDKIRVLGGGIEDPFGGDINVYRACRDQILAALNDIIKR
- a CDS encoding hypothetical protein (Family membership), whose product is MDDHLRRPQIVKMQARHIEEIAEIEKLSFSKPWSFEALAEELSNPLAVFLVAVIDGKTVGYAGMHHIIDEGYITNIAVHPDYRRRGIATALINELDNYARKKGLALLTLEVRCSNVVAIDIYRRAGFDEAGIRKGFYDEPKEDALIMTKYY